The following are from one region of the Georgenia sp. M64 genome:
- the metH gene encoding methionine synthase, which produces MTGADLREAARERILVLDGAWGSLLQQAGLTEEDFLFDGAEAARSYQGNFDLLALTRPDVIRDVHRRYFEAGADIATTNTFTATSIAQADYGTEAFVPEINRRAAGLAREVADELTAADGRPRWVAGAMGPTNRTASLSPDVERPEYRAVTYDDLRTAYTEQARALLDGGADLVLVETVFDTLNAKAALHAVEDVGAELGRRVPVMLSGTITDASGRTLSGQTPEAFVISTEHADLLSVGLNCALGPEAMRPYLGEIGAATERLVSVHPNAGLPNAFGGYDETPEQMAATLGDFATHGMVNIVGGCCGTTPEHIAAIAAAVRDARPRIPATLAHRLRLSGLEPFEVTPELNFINVGERTNVTGSPRFRAAVMDGDWNLAIQIARQQVDAGAQIIDVNLDEGMLDGVEAMTHFLNLLAGEPDISRVPVMVDSSRWDVLEAGLKCLQGRGVVNSISLKDGEEEFLRRAAVVRSHGAAMVVMAFDEQGQADTYERRTEVCERAYRLLTERAGVHPQDIVFDPNVLTVATGMSEHDRYALDFIEATRWIKANLPGALVSGGISNVSFSFRGNNVVREAMHTVFLFHAIRAGLDMGIVNAGMLGVYEDIDPELREAVEDVVLARREDATDRLITLAESYRGQAREAGDGAAARNAWREAPVADRLRHALVHGIADHVVEDAEEAYTELGSALSVIEGPLMDGMDVVGDLFGSGKMFLPQVVKSARVMRRAVAHLTPYLEAAAAETGGHVKGRVVMATVKGDVHDIGKNIVGVVLACNGYEVTDLGVMVPAAKILDTAAEIGADVIGLSGLITPSLDEMVGVATEMTRRGLTTPLLIGGATTSAAHTAVKIDPAYSGTVVHVVDASRAVGVAADVIGRESAIAARVGAEYAELRERHGAKKVTLVDLATARAGSRAVEAPGQPTPQVLGRRVIEPDLAELVDIIDWTPFFSAWELRGTYPAILDDPRQGEQARHLFADGQALLARIVEEKLLVARGVVGLWPAHREGDDIVVEPDDGGPSDGSARPDGAPAGSSAGEGVRLHTLRQQKERANGYAALADFVAPAGDHLGGFAVGVHGADELAATFRADHDDYSAILAQTLADRLAEAFAEWVHRYVRRDLWGYAPDEDLPVTDLVRERYAGIRPAPGYPAQPDHTEKRTLFALLGADEAGMALTESCAMTPTSAVSGLIIGHPEARYFAIGKLGRDQVTDYAARKGWSVAQAETWLGPNLGYTP; this is translated from the coding sequence ATGACCGGAGCAGATCTGCGCGAGGCCGCCCGCGAGCGCATCCTCGTCCTCGACGGCGCCTGGGGCTCGCTCCTGCAGCAGGCCGGCCTGACCGAGGAGGACTTCCTCTTCGACGGCGCCGAGGCCGCCCGCTCCTACCAGGGCAACTTCGACCTCCTCGCACTGACCCGCCCCGACGTCATCCGCGACGTCCACCGCCGCTACTTCGAGGCCGGCGCGGACATCGCGACGACCAACACCTTCACCGCTACCTCCATCGCCCAGGCGGACTACGGCACCGAAGCATTCGTCCCGGAGATCAACCGCCGCGCCGCGGGCCTGGCCCGCGAGGTCGCCGACGAGCTCACCGCAGCCGACGGCCGCCCCCGCTGGGTGGCCGGCGCGATGGGCCCCACCAACCGCACGGCCTCCCTCTCCCCCGACGTCGAGCGGCCCGAGTACCGCGCCGTCACCTACGACGACCTCCGCACCGCCTACACCGAGCAGGCCCGCGCGCTTCTCGACGGCGGGGCTGACCTCGTCCTCGTCGAGACGGTCTTCGACACCCTCAACGCCAAGGCCGCCCTGCACGCCGTCGAGGACGTCGGCGCCGAGCTCGGCCGCCGCGTCCCGGTGATGCTCTCGGGCACGATCACCGACGCGTCCGGCCGCACACTCTCGGGCCAGACCCCCGAGGCGTTCGTCATCTCCACCGAGCACGCCGACCTGCTCTCGGTCGGCCTCAACTGCGCGCTGGGCCCGGAGGCCATGCGCCCCTACCTCGGCGAGATCGGCGCCGCGACCGAGCGCCTGGTCTCCGTCCACCCCAACGCCGGCCTGCCCAACGCCTTCGGCGGCTACGACGAGACGCCGGAGCAGATGGCCGCCACGCTCGGCGACTTCGCGACCCACGGCATGGTCAACATCGTCGGCGGCTGCTGCGGGACGACGCCCGAGCACATCGCCGCCATCGCCGCTGCCGTGCGCGACGCCCGCCCGCGCATCCCCGCGACGCTCGCCCACCGGCTGCGCCTGTCCGGCCTGGAGCCGTTCGAGGTCACGCCCGAGCTGAACTTCATCAACGTCGGCGAGCGCACCAACGTCACCGGCTCCCCCCGCTTCCGCGCCGCCGTCATGGACGGCGACTGGAACCTCGCCATCCAGATCGCCCGCCAGCAGGTCGACGCCGGCGCGCAGATCATCGACGTCAACCTCGACGAGGGCATGCTCGACGGCGTCGAGGCCATGACGCACTTCCTCAACCTCCTCGCCGGCGAGCCGGACATCTCCCGCGTGCCGGTGATGGTCGACTCCTCCCGCTGGGACGTCCTCGAGGCGGGCCTGAAGTGCCTCCAGGGGCGCGGCGTCGTCAACTCCATCTCGCTCAAGGACGGCGAGGAGGAGTTCCTGCGCAGGGCGGCGGTGGTGCGCAGCCACGGCGCCGCCATGGTCGTCATGGCCTTCGACGAGCAGGGCCAGGCCGACACCTACGAGCGCCGCACCGAGGTGTGCGAGCGTGCGTACCGCCTCCTCACCGAGCGCGCCGGCGTGCATCCGCAGGACATCGTCTTCGACCCCAACGTCCTCACCGTCGCCACCGGCATGAGCGAGCACGACCGCTACGCACTGGACTTCATCGAGGCCACCCGGTGGATCAAGGCGAACCTGCCCGGCGCCCTGGTCAGCGGCGGGATCTCCAACGTCTCGTTCAGCTTCCGCGGGAACAACGTGGTCCGCGAGGCCATGCACACCGTCTTCCTCTTCCACGCCATCCGCGCGGGCCTGGACATGGGGATCGTCAACGCCGGGATGCTCGGCGTCTACGAGGACATCGACCCCGAGCTGCGCGAGGCCGTGGAGGACGTCGTCCTCGCCCGGCGCGAGGACGCCACCGACCGCCTCATCACCCTCGCCGAGAGCTACCGCGGCCAGGCCCGCGAGGCCGGCGACGGCGCAGCCGCCCGGAACGCGTGGCGCGAGGCCCCCGTGGCCGACCGGTTGCGCCACGCGCTCGTCCACGGCATCGCCGACCACGTCGTCGAGGACGCCGAGGAGGCCTACACCGAGCTCGGCTCGGCCCTGTCGGTCATCGAGGGCCCGCTCATGGACGGCATGGACGTCGTCGGCGACCTGTTCGGCAGCGGCAAGATGTTCCTCCCGCAGGTGGTCAAGTCCGCCCGCGTCATGCGCCGGGCCGTGGCGCACCTGACCCCCTACCTCGAGGCCGCGGCGGCCGAGACGGGCGGCCACGTCAAGGGCCGGGTCGTCATGGCCACCGTCAAGGGCGACGTCCACGACATCGGCAAGAACATCGTCGGCGTGGTCCTGGCGTGCAACGGCTACGAGGTGACCGACCTCGGCGTCATGGTGCCGGCGGCGAAGATCCTCGACACCGCCGCCGAGATCGGCGCCGACGTCATCGGCCTGTCCGGGCTCATCACCCCGAGCCTGGACGAGATGGTCGGCGTCGCGACCGAGATGACCCGACGGGGTCTGACCACGCCGCTGCTCATCGGCGGGGCGACCACCTCCGCAGCGCACACCGCCGTCAAGATCGACCCCGCCTACTCCGGCACGGTGGTGCACGTCGTCGACGCCAGCCGCGCGGTCGGGGTGGCGGCCGACGTCATCGGCCGCGAGTCCGCCATCGCCGCCCGGGTCGGCGCCGAGTACGCCGAGCTGCGCGAGCGCCACGGGGCGAAGAAGGTCACCCTCGTCGACCTGGCGACGGCGCGCGCCGGCAGCCGCGCCGTCGAGGCCCCCGGCCAGCCCACCCCGCAGGTGCTCGGCCGGCGGGTGATCGAGCCGGACCTCGCCGAGCTCGTCGACATCATCGACTGGACGCCGTTCTTCTCCGCGTGGGAGCTGCGCGGCACCTACCCGGCGATCCTCGACGACCCGCGCCAGGGCGAGCAGGCCCGCCACCTCTTCGCCGACGGTCAGGCCCTGCTCGCGCGGATCGTGGAGGAGAAGCTGCTCGTCGCCCGCGGCGTCGTCGGGCTGTGGCCGGCGCACCGGGAGGGCGACGACATCGTCGTCGAGCCGGACGACGGCGGACCGTCCGACGGCAGCGCCCGGCCCGACGGCGCCCCCGCGGGCTCGTCGGCGGGCGAGGGCGTGCGGCTGCACACCCTGCGTCAGCAGAAGGAGCGCGCGAACGGGTACGCGGCGCTCGCTGACTTCGTCGCCCCGGCGGGCGACCACCTCGGCGGCTTCGCCGTCGGCGTCCACGGCGCGGACGAGCTCGCCGCGACGTTCCGGGCCGACCACGACGACTACTCCGCGATCCTCGCCCAGACCCTCGCCGACCGGCTCGCCGAGGCGTTCGCCGAGTGGGTCCACCGGTACGTGCGCCGCGACCTGTGGGGCTACGCGCCGGACGAGGACCTGCCGGTCACCGACCTCGTCCGCGAGCGCTACGCCGGCATCCGCCCGGCGCCCGGCTACCCCGCGCAGCCGGACCACACCGAGAAGCGCACCCTCTTCGCCCTCCTCGGGGCGGACGAGGCCGGCATGGCGCTGACCGAGTCGTGCGCGATGACGCCGACGTCGGCGGTGTCCGGCCTCATCATCGGCCACCCCGAGGCGAGGTACTTCGCCATCGGCAAGCTCGGCCGCGACCAGGTGACCGACTACGCCGCCCGGAAGGGCTGGTCGGTGGCCCAGGCCGAGACGTGGCTCGGGCCCAACCTCGGCTACACCCCGTAG
- a CDS encoding DUF4234 domain-containing protein: protein MQLAPTGTVRGTGTVIVLMILTLGLYRLYWYYSVHDEMRRHTGTGIGGGAAVLIALFAGVVSPFLVAHTVGRLYESRSWRPPVSALTGLWVVPGAALVIGPLIWFVRTNGALNDFWRGARLAWSR from the coding sequence GTGCAGCTAGCCCCGACCGGGACGGTCCGCGGGACCGGGACTGTGATCGTCCTGATGATCCTCACGCTGGGCCTGTACCGCCTCTACTGGTACTACTCGGTCCACGACGAGATGCGACGCCACACCGGTACCGGTATCGGCGGCGGTGCCGCAGTTCTCATCGCCCTCTTCGCGGGCGTCGTCTCCCCGTTCCTGGTCGCGCACACGGTCGGTCGGCTCTACGAGTCGCGATCGTGGAGACCGCCCGTCTCGGCACTCACCGGCTTGTGGGTCGTGCCCGGCGCCGCTCTTGTGATCGGTCCTCTGATCTGGTTCGTCCGCACCAACGGCGCCCTCAACGACTTCTGGCGCGGCGCGCGGCTCGCCTGGTCGAGGTAG
- a CDS encoding penicillin-binding transpeptidase domain-containing protein, translating into MAVVLLSAGLAACTSGPPSADGAAEDLAAALQSGDLTAAPLASEGRETAPAEAAEVLGAVGDLPRQVEATVGGVDDSGESPVVPVELVWTVDVDSTPADLTWTTTAELMYDGESWLVPWARTLVHPDVDGGGVLDLSRTPAARGTVLGAGGVDIVTEREVLRIGVDKANAADPTAAALALAEILGFDDHQGYADRVAAAGERAFVEAIVVRRFDHGDLDVEAALAVPGVLGVEGTLPLAPTAEFARPVLGTVGAATAEIVEESEGAVRAGDVVGLSGLQRQYDDALRGEPGTTVVLRHGDGTTEELFESEPQPGADVTTTLDPELQMVAEGILEPVSSASALVAVRPSTGEVLVAASGPGSAGLSTATLGTYPPGSTFKVATALALLRSGLAPTDALECPATVVADGREFPNYPGFPDDGLGATTLERAIATSCNTALIGVRDRVSAGDLAAAAASLGLGVPADVGVPAVAGDVPVDQEGTELAAAMIGQGRVTASPLAMATVAASVAAGARVSPVLVTDVGGEPPAASEGDRDGAGDDGAGSGADVAEPAPLTEEEAAALRAMMRAVVLEGTGTRLSGVTGDVHAKTGTAEYGETGATREHAWTIAFRDDLAVAVFVEEGVSGADTAVPLVAQFLESVR; encoded by the coding sequence TTGGCCGTCGTCCTTCTCTCGGCCGGACTCGCCGCGTGCACCTCGGGGCCGCCGTCGGCGGATGGCGCCGCGGAGGACCTCGCCGCCGCCCTGCAGAGCGGAGATCTCACCGCCGCGCCGCTGGCGTCGGAGGGGCGTGAGACTGCCCCCGCCGAGGCCGCGGAGGTGCTCGGCGCGGTCGGTGATCTCCCACGCCAGGTGGAGGCCACCGTCGGCGGGGTCGACGACAGCGGTGAGAGCCCGGTCGTCCCGGTCGAGCTGGTGTGGACCGTCGACGTCGACTCCACGCCGGCCGACCTCACCTGGACGACGACGGCGGAGCTCATGTACGACGGCGAGTCGTGGCTGGTGCCGTGGGCGCGGACCCTTGTGCACCCTGACGTCGACGGCGGCGGTGTCCTCGACCTCAGCCGGACGCCGGCGGCGCGCGGGACCGTGCTCGGTGCGGGCGGCGTCGACATCGTCACGGAGCGGGAGGTGCTGCGAATCGGCGTCGACAAGGCCAACGCCGCCGACCCCACGGCCGCGGCGCTCGCCCTGGCGGAGATCCTGGGCTTCGACGATCACCAGGGGTACGCCGACCGGGTCGCCGCCGCGGGGGAGCGTGCCTTCGTCGAGGCGATCGTCGTCCGCCGGTTCGACCACGGCGACCTCGACGTCGAGGCTGCCCTGGCCGTGCCCGGTGTGCTCGGGGTCGAGGGCACCCTTCCGCTCGCCCCGACCGCGGAGTTCGCCAGGCCGGTCCTCGGAACGGTCGGGGCGGCGACGGCGGAGATCGTGGAGGAGTCGGAAGGTGCTGTACGGGCGGGCGACGTCGTCGGGCTCTCCGGCCTCCAGCGCCAGTACGACGACGCCCTGCGCGGGGAGCCGGGTACGACGGTCGTGCTCCGGCACGGTGATGGGACCACCGAGGAGCTGTTCGAGTCGGAGCCGCAGCCCGGGGCGGACGTCACCACCACCCTCGACCCCGAGCTGCAGATGGTCGCCGAGGGGATTTTGGAACCGGTGAGCTCGGCCAGTGCGCTCGTGGCCGTGCGCCCGTCCACCGGCGAGGTGCTCGTCGCGGCGAGCGGTCCGGGCTCCGCCGGGCTGAGCACCGCGACCCTGGGGACCTATCCCCCCGGGTCGACCTTCAAGGTCGCCACCGCGTTGGCACTGCTGCGCTCCGGCCTGGCACCGACGGACGCGCTCGAGTGCCCGGCCACGGTGGTCGCTGACGGCCGCGAGTTCCCGAACTACCCCGGCTTCCCCGACGACGGGCTCGGCGCGACCACCCTGGAGCGAGCGATCGCGACGTCCTGCAACACCGCCCTCATCGGGGTGCGGGACCGCGTGTCCGCCGGCGACCTGGCCGCGGCCGCCGCCAGCCTGGGGCTCGGGGTGCCGGCCGACGTCGGCGTGCCTGCCGTGGCCGGTGACGTCCCGGTCGACCAGGAGGGGACCGAGCTGGCCGCCGCCATGATCGGGCAGGGCCGGGTCACCGCCTCGCCGCTGGCGATGGCGACCGTGGCGGCGAGCGTCGCCGCCGGTGCGCGGGTGAGCCCGGTCCTGGTCACCGACGTCGGCGGGGAACCACCCGCGGCGTCGGAGGGGGACCGTGACGGCGCGGGCGACGACGGCGCAGGGAGTGGTGCGGATGTTGCCGAGCCGGCGCCGCTCACCGAGGAGGAGGCCGCTGCCCTGCGCGCGATGATGCGCGCCGTCGTCCTGGAGGGGACCGGCACCCGTCTCTCCGGCGTGACCGGTGACGTCCACGCGAAGACCGGCACCGCGGAGTACGGGGAGACCGGCGCCACCCGCGAGCACGCTTGGACGATCGCCTTCCGCGACGACCTCGCTGTCGCCGTCTTCGTCGAGGAGGGCGTCTCGGGGGCGGACACCGCCGTCCCGCTCGTCGCGCAGTTCCTCGAGTCGGTGCGGTAG